The genomic stretch TCATCGCCGCGGAACATGGAGACGATGTTGGGCACGATCAAGCCCAGGAACGGTAGGTTGCCCACCACCACGGTGACAACACCGGTGGCAATGGCGATCAGCCCGGTGCCCAGGAACATCACCTGTTTGTAGTTCAGTCCGACGTTGGTCGCGATTTCCTCGCCCAATCCCGCCACGGTGAAGCGGTCGGCTACCAGGAAGATGGCCACAGCGACGATTGCCACGATCCACAGCACCTCATACTGGCCGCGCAGGATCGAGGTGAAGGAGCCGGCGAACCAAATCCCCAGGGACTGGAGCATATTGGTTTGCAGGGCGATGAAGGTGGAGATGGCACCCACCACGGAGCCGAGCATGATGCCCACGATCGGCACGGTGAGCGAAGCCTTGAGCGAGACGCGGCGCAGGAAGAGGAAGAAGACCATGGTGCCGATGAACGCGGCCAGAATCGCGAAGGTCATCTTCGTCAGCAGATCCGCGCCGGGGTTAACGATCATCACCAGCAGCAGGCCCAGGCCCGCCCATTCGGTGGTTCCGGTGGTGGTGGGTTCCACAAAACGGTTTTGCGTCAGCAGCTGCATGACCAGTCCGCTCATGGCCATCGCCGCACCGGCCAAGACCAGCGCGATGGTGCGCGGAATACGGGTGATGGCGAACATTTCCCCGCCGTCCTGGGCACCAAAGATGTCATACACACCGGTAAACAAGGAGATGACCAAAAGGACGGCCACCACCACGATGCCGATGATCAATTTGGGTTCAAAGAGCCTGCCCTTGGAGGCTGCGCGCAGCGTGGTCGTGCTCATGTCTTGTTCGTCATTTCACGTCGTCTCCGGACGCAGAAAAGTGGTGGATTATGCCTCCGCGAGGCAAAACCACCACTTTTCCGCTCAACTATCGTTGGAAATTGTTACTTGCCTTCAAACGCATCAGCCACGGAGTTGAAGAACTCGGTGTAGGTCTGAATGCCCTCGTTGGTGTAGGTATCGGCCGGCATGTACACGATGTTGCCGTTCTTCGAGGCGGTCACGTTCTTCAGTGCCTCGGAGCTGTCCAGCAGTTCATTGGCCGGCTCGTAGCTCGGATCATCGGCGCTGACGGCAGCGTCGCGGTCCATGGCCAGGATCCAGTCCGGGTTGGAGCTGGCGATGGCCTCCACGGAGATGTCATCACCCTGGTGATCTTCCGAGGAGTCCTTGACCTCAAGGGCCGGGGTCAGACCCAAGATGTCAAAGACGGGGCCGAGCGTGCGACCGTTGGAGGGTGCGGCGTAACCGATCTCGCCACCGGAAGTGATCACTGCCATGACCTTTTCGCCGGGCTTGTAGGCTGCCTTGGCGCGGGAGATGGCGGCGTCGAGCTCATCATTGAGCTTCTTGGCTTCGGTCTGCTTGCCGAAGACCTCACCCAGGGCGGTGGTCTGACGCTTCAGTTCGGCGTCCAACGGCTGATCCTCGCGCGGGTCCAGTTCCAGGACGGTGGCGTTGGGGGCCAACGTGGTGAACTTATCGTGGAACTGAGCGAAGCGCTGACCATTGATGATCAGATCCGGCTCCACGGCGACCACTGCTTCAAGGTTGGGCTCCTTGTGGCTGCCCAAGTCGATGATGCCGGCATCCTTCTTGTACTTGGAGGTACCGGGCATCAGTGCCACGGCGCCGGCGCTCAGCTTCACGTCCCAGTCGGCCAGGGTCTCAAAGGTGCGGTTGTCGGTAGCAACGACGGATTTCAACGGCAGATTAATGCTCTGCTCACCGTTGTTGTCTTCCACGGTGATGGTGGAACCGGCAGCCGCGGCATTTTCCGTCGGAGCCTCACTCGTGGAACCGCAAGCAGTCAATGTGAGAGCAGCTGCACCGATGAGTACGCCAAGACGCAATTTCAGAGAAGACATGATTTCCTAACCGTGGTGCGATGCCCACAGTCATTGGGGACACCGTTTATCTTTCAAGTTCTTCCGGTAGCTTAGCCTAGCCTTACTCGATTAAACCAATGAAACATGTCCTAGCCTGCGGACGCTATGGCGGCCCACATCGGCCCCCAACAAGGACTCGGGGCGGTGAAACTTTGCGGCCCTGACCACCACTGACCCGTATATACGCGGCGTAGGCGCTGCCGACCGCCGTGGATACAGCGGGCGCCACAAGGGCGAGTAAGCGTGATGGGAACCACACTCACTTGCCCTTTGTGACGTAAAACTACTTATTGTCTGCCTTTCACCGCTTCTGCCGCGGTCGGCCGGTGTTCGCAGCCGTCTGTGGCACCGCCGATTGCCTCTAGTGAGCCAACGTTTGACTCACGGGAGTCATGGCCACCGCGCCGCGCACCGCCAGCACACCGACCACCAGCGTCACCAGGATCACGGCCACCGATAGTGGGGCAAAGATGATGGCCATGCCCGCCAGCGGGAAGACGAGTGCGGCACTGACGATGATCGAGCCAATGCCCATGCCAATGACCGGGGCCATGACCGAACCGACGCGGGCGCTCTCCATGACCGCTGGTTCCATGCCGAGTTTGTGCAATCCGGCGTAGAGGTCAGCTCGGTCTAAGGTTGCCGCCGCCTGGGTAATGGCGGTGGAGCACGCCACCGAGATGAAGGAAACCGCGATGGTCAGCAGCACACCGGTCATCACATCGGTTGCCAGAAGTGCGTCAGGAGAATTCGGATCCATCCCGGTGCCGGTGGAGTTCATCAGTGCCGCTCCGCTGCCACCGACCACCGCCACAAATGCGGTCATGGCGATACCCGAGACCTGTCGCCAGGCCTGGGCCGGGTTTTCTAGGATCATGCGCGCGGCAAGTAACTGCGCCGGCGACTTCGCCTTCTTCAGCTTGGCCTTGCCAATCAGCGCCACCGCCCACGGTCCCACCAGATTCAGCGCACCGATTCCCATGGCAAACCCGGTGAGCAGAACACCCACCATGATGGCCAGGGATGCCACGGAACCGATCACGGAGAAGACCAGCGAGATGCAAATGATGAGCCCCAGTACCACCACCGCGCGGATCCAGCGCGGTTTCGGCGTCACGGTGCGGTTGCGTACGCCCAGTGGGGAGACAATGATTTTGCGCAGTCCCACCGCACCGGAGAGCGCGGCGACCAGCACCACGCCGGCAATGACCAGGGCGATGATGCGCGGATCTAACCACATCGCCGATCCGATGGCCGATCCCTGAAAGTGCACCAGCCCCACAGCCGGTGCCATTGCGGCATAAAGCAGCACGCCGCCCAGTGCTCCGGCGAGCGCCGTGGCCGCGGATTCGAGCATGGTGATGCCCACGACCAGCCCCGGTGTTCCGCCGAGCAGGCGCACGGTGGACAGACGAGTGTCTTGGCTGCGGGCCGAGAGGCGGGCCGCTGCGGCGCCGAGCACCGCTAGGGGCACCACCAGCAAGACCACCGCCAGCGCGGCGAGCACTTGGTACATCCCCGTCAGCTCGTTCTGCACACGATCGAAGGACAGCGCTCCGGCGGTGACGATGAGGACCAGGGCACAGACCAGCGTGTAGGCCCCCGCCGTAAGTAACAGTGGGCCACGGCGCCCGCGGCTGGGTTTGCCCAGAAGCCAGGCCAAAGAAAGAGTGCGCATTAGTTCGTGTCTCCCGCAGCGGACCGCTGGGTCGAGGCACCCGGTGTGGATGCCGCTTGGGCCAGAATGCGTCCATCCCGCAGGTGGATGACGCGATCGCATTGGGCGGCAACATCCGCGTCGTGCGTGACCATGATCAAGGTGTTCCCGCGCCCCACGGTGGAATTCAGCAGGATACTCAAAACCTCGGCACCGGTTGCCGAGTCGAGGGCACCGGTGGGTTCATCGGCGAAGGTCACCTGCGCGCCGGTCACCTGGGCACGGGCAATCGCCACACGTTGCGCCTGGCCGCCGGAGAGCTGGCCAATGCGCCGCTCCTCCATACCACCCAGACCCAGTGCGCCGAGCCACGGTATGGCTTGTTCCTGTGCGGCAGCGCGCGGTACGCCATTAATCATCAGC from Paeniglutamicibacter sp. Y32M11 encodes the following:
- a CDS encoding siderophore ABC transporter substrate-binding protein encodes the protein MSSLKLRLGVLIGAAALTLTACGSTSEAPTENAAAAGSTITVEDNNGEQSINLPLKSVVATDNRTFETLADWDVKLSAGAVALMPGTSKYKKDAGIIDLGSHKEPNLEAVVAVEPDLIINGQRFAQFHDKFTTLAPNATVLELDPREDQPLDAELKRQTTALGEVFGKQTEAKKLNDELDAAISRAKAAYKPGEKVMAVITSGGEIGYAAPSNGRTLGPVFDILGLTPALEVKDSSEDHQGDDISVEAIASSNPDWILAMDRDAAVSADDPSYEPANELLDSSEALKNVTASKNGNIVYMPADTYTNEGIQTYTEFFNSVADAFEGK
- a CDS encoding permease, with amino-acid sequence MRTLSLAWLLGKPSRGRRGPLLLTAGAYTLVCALVLIVTAGALSFDRVQNELTGMYQVLAALAVVLLVVPLAVLGAAAARLSARSQDTRLSTVRLLGGTPGLVVGITMLESAATALAGALGGVLLYAAMAPAVGLVHFQGSAIGSAMWLDPRIIALVIAGVVLVAALSGAVGLRKIIVSPLGVRNRTVTPKPRWIRAVVVLGLIICISLVFSVIGSVASLAIMVGVLLTGFAMGIGALNLVGPWAVALIGKAKLKKAKSPAQLLAARMILENPAQAWRQVSGIAMTAFVAVVGGSGAALMNSTGTGMDPNSPDALLATDVMTGVLLTIAVSFISVACSTAITQAAATLDRADLYAGLHKLGMEPAVMESARVGSVMAPVIGMGIGSIIVSAALVFPLAGMAIIFAPLSVAVILVTLVVGVLAVRGAVAMTPVSQTLAH
- a CDS encoding ABC transporter permease gives rise to the protein MSTTTLRAASKGRLFEPKLIIGIVVVAVLLVISLFTGVYDIFGAQDGGEMFAITRIPRTIALVLAGAAMAMSGLVMQLLTQNRFVEPTTTGTTEWAGLGLLLVMIVNPGADLLTKMTFAILAAFIGTMVFFLFLRRVSLKASLTVPIVGIMLGSVVGAISTFIALQTNMLQSLGIWFAGSFTSILRGQYEVLWIVAIVAVAIFLVADRFTVAGLGEEIATNVGLNYKQVMFLGTGLIAIATGVVTVVVGNLPFLGLIVPNIVSMFRGDDLRGNLPWVVLLGVGIVTVCDLVGRTIIMPFEVPVSLILGVLGAVVFIALLLRQRRNG
- a CDS encoding ABC transporter ATP-binding protein; this translates as MIEAHPASGNTLNTHPVLSARDLRRAYGSTLALDGVNLDIRAGESVAIMGPSGSGKSTLLHTLAGIERPDFGSVLLSTSAATPRDIATLGEKERSKLRRESFGFVFQSGLLIPELTAVENVMMALMINGVPRAAAQEQAIPWLGALGLGGMEERRIGQLSGGQAQRVAIARAQVTGAQVTFADEPTGALDSATGAEVLSILLNSTVGRGNTLIMVTHDADVAAQCDRVIHLRDGRILAQAASTPGASTQRSAAGDTN